From a region of the Coffea arabica cultivar ET-39 chromosome 3e, Coffea Arabica ET-39 HiFi, whole genome shotgun sequence genome:
- the LOC113737292 gene encoding uncharacterized protein has translation MAEFVTENSNIFEELGRYLKRQGKQKAESSKRKSDGSPEGSSEEESDGRRLSRSVSKRAFSKAISKVASLTRSLSRGLLGRRPEEPRPMERAGVDYQRAPPFTDDINEERLPPNFKLPSIPSYDGRGDPEDHIHAFISAFRLYCIPDPVICRAFPVFLQGTARKWFWDLEPRSISTLEELVEKFLHRFVSSRPTTRTSAYLLNMQQNPGESLRSYVQRFHEESVQIPNPNEQVTIAAFTYGLVAGVFNTGIHKKYPRTLHELWLKVEKGIQAENLNCMKKEVQTTRSRTDPRRGKEAGRSEVGVGSGFQNPNRDRRSMFDRISKGKASIPGSELTPLNTIRSRVLSMMEQNNLEKAPLKMFGSRDKRNSNLYCLYHRDIRHETEDCNDLKKEIENLIRQGHLKQFIRRGGGHQRSEPRCDRRGDQRRDERRTSRSSCRPPDDPRETKRPPRDGSSGHGLGYGPNIVGVINTIAGGPTGGDSQNSRKRTYRQANPDQAESSSRLSEVFSYRSSDPVPVASSSHEALVTEVLTNNYIVKKVYIDPGSSVDVMYLRTFDSLKLARERMIPVRTPLVGFGGHVVHPEGMVTLTVTVGCHPRCRTIPVNFVVVKADSPYNMLLGRPTLNALRAVYSTFHLSFKFPTSAGVTEVSSDVCAARECYLVTLQAAFPSTSDRRSEKMSDILSIDCIDPQQTVKLQRLETGDEVEEIPMDPTNPDQMIRVGICLPDSVKKGMVDLLREYRDVFAWAADEVQGVPHHLMLHELNVDPQARPVKQKRRHLGPERSRAIGEEVDKLLPAKIIREIQYPTWLSNPVMVKKDARAWRMCVDFTDLNKACPKHCYPLPKVDTLVDSAMGYEVLCFLDAFKGYHQIGMSPDDQENTAFYTDQGTYCYTTIPFGLKNAGATYQRLVNQAFKSQIGRNVEAYVDDILLKSQTTSTFLSNLREVLEVLREMRMMLNPKKCVFGVISGKFLGYLVSRRGIEANPDKVRAIQEMSPPRCIRDVQRLTGRLAALNRFLSQSASKALPFFKVLKKADSFSWTEECQRAFEQLKEYLHCLPTLTSPRPGDKLF, from the coding sequence ATGGCCGAGTTTGTGACCGAGAACTCTAACATCTTTGAGGAGTTAGGGAGGTATCTTAAGAGACAAGGCAAGCAGAAGGCCGAGTCCTCTAAAAGGAAGTCAGATGGATCTCCTGAAGGCTCGTCTGAAGAAGAATCTGACGGGAGGCGCTTGAGCCGAAGTGTTTCAAAGAGAGCATTCTCCAAGGCCATTTCTAAGGTAGCCTCCCTGACCAGGTCATTGTCAAGAGGGCTCTTGGGCCGACGACCTGAGGAACCTCGACCCATGGAGAGAGCTGGGGTGGATTACCAAAGGGCTCCACCCTTCACGGATGACATAAATGAGGAGAGGCTTCCTCCCAACTTCAAGCTCCCCTCGATACCATCTTACGACGGCCGAGGTGATCCTGAAGACCACATTCATGCCTTCATCTCGGCCTTCCGCCTGTATTGCATCCCTGACCCCGTCATATGCCGGGCTTTCCCAGTATTCCTCCAGGGGACAGCTCGAAAATGGTTCTGGGATTTAGAACCTAGGAGCATTTCAACCCTGGAGGAATTAGTGGAGAAATTTCTTCACCGTTTTGTCTCCTCCCGACCTACGACCAGGACCTCGGCTTATCTGTTGAACATGCAACAGAACCCGGGAGAATCACTTCGATCGTACGTCCAGAGGTTCCACGAAGAAAGCGTGCAGATACCTAATCCTAATGAGCAGGTCACCATTGCTGCTTTTACCTATGGGCTCGTTGCCGGAGTATTCAATACGGGGATTCACAAGAAGTATCCCCGCACACTCCATGAACTGTGGTTGAAGGTCGAGAAGGGCATACAGGCCGAAAACCTCAACTGCATGAAGAAAGAGGTCCAGACCACCCGCTCAAGGACCGATCCCCGAAGGGGAAAAGAGGCTGGCCGAAGTGAAGTGGGGGTAGGGAGTGGCTTCCAAAACCCTAACCGAGACCGCCGCAGCATGTTCGACCGAATCTCCAAGGGGAAAGCATCCATCCCCGGGTCCGAGTTGACCCCTTTGAACACTATTCGGTCCCGGGTGTTGTCCATGATGGAACAGAACAACCTCGAGAAAGCACCTCTGAAGATGTTCGGTAGCAGGGACAAGAGGAACTCTAACCTCTACTGTCTGTATCACCGAGACATCAGGCACGAGACCGAGGACTGCAACGACCTTAAGAAGGAGATTGAAAACCTTATCAGGCAGGGGCACCTGAAGCAGTTCATCCGTCGAGGTGGAGGTCACCAACGTAGTGAACCCCGATGTGACAGGCGGGGTGATCAACGCCGAGACGAAAGGCGGACGTCTAGAAGCAGTTGCAGGCCCCCAGACGATCCTAGGGAGACAAAAAGGCCTCCCCGAGACGGATCTTCAGGTCATGGATTAGGGTATGGACCCAACATAGTCGGGGTCATCAATACCATCGCCGGAGGTCCGACGGGAGGAGATAGTCAAAACTCCCGGAAGAGGACCTATAGGCAAGCCAACCCGGATCAGGCCGAGTCTAGCTCTCGCCTATCCGAGGTGTTCTCTTACAGATCTAGTGATCCTGTCCCAGTTGCCTCGAGTAGCCATGAGGCTTTGGTGACTGAAGTGCTCACCAACAATTACATTGTGAAGAAAGTCTACATTGATCCAGGAAGCTCGGTGGACGTCATGTACCTCCGCACGTTTGATAGCCTTAAACTGGCCAGGGAGCGCATGATCCCAGTAAGAACCCCCTTGGTAGGGTTCGGGGGACACGTTGTGCATCCCGAAGGGATGGTGACCCTGACGGTAACCGTGGGATGTCACCCCCGTTGCCGAACTATCCCTGTCAATTTTGTCGTGGTAAAGGCTGACTCCCCGTACAACATGCTCCTGGGACGACCCACGCTCAACGCTTTGCGAGCGGTATACTCAACATTCCATCTGAGCTTTAAGTTTCCCACCTCCGCAGGGGTCACCGAGGTGAGCAGCGACGTCTGCGCTGCCCGGGAGTGTTACCTCGTCACTTTACAAGCGGCCTTTCCATCTACCTCTGATAGAAGGTCCGAAAAGATGTCGGACATTCTCTCAATTGATTGCATCGACCCTCAACAAACGGTGAAGCTCCAGAGGCTGGAAACCGGAGATGAGGTGGAGGAGATCCCCATGGACCCCACGAATCCGGATCAAATGATCCGCGTTGGCATCTGTTTGCCTGACTCAGTTAAGAAAGGAATGGTGGATCTTCTCAGAGAATACCGGGACGTCTTCGCTTGGGCCGCAGATGAGGTCCAAGGAGTCCCGCATCACCTCATGCTACACGAGCTTAACGTTGACCCCCAGGCACGGCCGGTCAAACAAAAAAGGAGGCACCTCGGCCCTGAGCGTAGCCGAGCTATTGGTGAAGAAGTGGACAAGCTCCTGCCCGCAAAGATAATCCGGGAGATCCAGTATCCGACCTGGTTATCCAACCCGGTCATGGTCAAGAAGGACGCAAGAGCTTGGAGGATGTGCGTCGACTTCACCGATCTCAATAAGGCCTGCCCCAAACACTGCTACCCATTGCCCAAGGTCGACACCTTGGTGGACTCGGCAATGGGTTATGAAGTCCTCTGTTTCCTTGATGCTTTCAAAGGGTATCACCAGATCGGAATGAGTCCGGATGACCAGGAGAATACGGCCTTCTATACTGACCAAGGCACCTACTGCTACACCACCATACCTTTTGGATTAAAGAATGCCGGGGCCACATATCAACGCTTGGTTAACCAAGCTTTCAAGTCCCAGATCGGGCGAAATGTCGAAGcctacgtggatgacattctCCTCAAGAGCCAGACAACCTCTACTTTTCTTTCTAACCTGAGAGAAGTCCTTGAAGTCCTCCGGGAAATGCGAATGATGCTAAACCCTAAGAAATGTGTCTTCGGGGTCATTTCGGGAAAATTTCTGGGCTACCTTGTCTCCAGACGAGGCATAGAAGCGAATCCGGATAAGGTGAGAGCGATCCAAGAAATGTCCCCACCTCGGTGTATCCGCGACGTGCAGAGGCTTACAGGGCGGTTGGCAGCCCTGAACCGGTTCTTATCGCAGTCGGC